One part of the Lachnospiraceae bacterium JLR.KK002 genome encodes these proteins:
- a CDS encoding Rossmann-like and DUF2520 domain-containing protein: protein MTGRREMEADMQIGIAGAGKVGTTLGKYVKDHGACVTGFYSRTETSGRESAEFTGTEYFKTLDSLMEVSDTLFITTTDGEISGVWDCIAEKNVKGKVICHFSGSLSSDIFSNWEETGAYVCSVHPIYAFSNKFTAYQNLTGAAFAVEGCRTALLKMQELFQLLPNRIVEISTAEKVKYHAATSIASNQVVGLISMAVELMKEAGISETSAYELLKPLVENNVKSVFERELQEEDTGCTGQEAGYRGCAQALTGPIERNDTETVRKHLEHMDRPRWESAYRAVGTVVTELAEKKHPERSYETMKQILESK, encoded by the coding sequence ATGACCGGCAGGCGGGAAATGGAGGCAGATATGCAGATAGGAATTGCAGGCGCCGGGAAAGTAGGAACCACCCTGGGAAAATATGTAAAAGACCACGGTGCATGTGTCACAGGCTTTTACAGCAGAACCGAAACCAGCGGGCGGGAATCCGCGGAATTTACAGGCACAGAATATTTTAAAACACTGGATTCACTGATGGAAGTAAGCGATACCCTTTTTATTACCACCACAGACGGAGAAATCTCCGGAGTATGGGATTGCATTGCAGAGAAAAATGTGAAAGGAAAAGTCATCTGCCACTTTAGTGGTTCTTTATCAAGTGATATATTTTCAAACTGGGAAGAGACAGGCGCATACGTCTGCTCTGTCCATCCGATTTACGCGTTCAGTAACAAATTCACAGCTTATCAGAATTTAACAGGTGCAGCTTTTGCAGTAGAAGGCTGCCGGACAGCACTGCTTAAAATGCAGGAACTTTTTCAGCTTTTGCCCAACCGAATTGTGGAAATTTCCACTGCGGAAAAGGTAAAATACCATGCGGCCACCAGTATTGCCAGTAATCAGGTGGTGGGACTGATTTCCATGGCGGTAGAGCTTATGAAGGAAGCCGGGATTTCCGAAACCTCCGCCTATGAGCTTTTAAAGCCGCTGGTGGAAAACAATGTGAAATCCGTTTTTGAAAGAGAACTGCAGGAAGAAGATACAGGCTGTACCGGACAGGAAGCAGGATACCGCGGATGTGCACAGGCGCTGACCGGGCCCATTGAGCGCAATGATACCGAAACTGTCCGAAAACATCTGGAGCATATGGACAGGCCCCGGTGGGAATCCGCTTACCGGGCAGTGGGAACCGTGGTCACGGAGCTTGCAGAGAAAAAGCATCCGGAGCGCAGTTATGAAACCATGAAACAGATATTGGAAAGCAAGTGA
- the panB gene encoding 3-methyl-2-oxobutanoate hydroxymethyltransferase, producing MKNTVVTIREAKERGEKVTMLTAYDYSMAKLIDEADINMILVGDSLGMVMLGYEDTLSVTMEDMIHHTRAVARGAKNALVVADMPFMSYQTSVYDAVCNAGRLMKEGRAQAVKLEGGREFADHIRAIANASIPVVAHLGLTPQSLNAFGGFKVQGKSEAAARKLLEDAQIVEEAGAVAVVLECVPAKLAKLVTEKLRIPTIGIGAGADCDGQVLVYQDMLAMFGDFKPKFVKRFGEAGALMKESFRNYSEEVKAGTFPAPEHTFKIDDDVIEKLY from the coding sequence ATGAAAAACACAGTTGTAACCATACGGGAAGCGAAAGAACGGGGAGAAAAAGTCACCATGCTGACTGCCTACGATTATTCCATGGCAAAATTAATTGACGAAGCAGATATCAATATGATTCTGGTGGGAGACTCCCTGGGCATGGTCATGCTGGGATATGAAGATACCCTGTCCGTGACCATGGAGGATATGATACATCATACCAGAGCAGTGGCGCGGGGCGCGAAAAATGCACTGGTTGTGGCGGATATGCCCTTTATGTCCTATCAGACCTCTGTATATGACGCTGTATGCAATGCGGGAAGGCTGATGAAGGAAGGACGGGCCCAGGCGGTAAAACTGGAAGGAGGCCGGGAATTTGCAGACCATATCCGGGCTATTGCCAATGCTTCCATTCCGGTGGTGGCCCATCTGGGATTAACGCCCCAGTCTTTAAACGCATTCGGCGGATTCAAAGTACAGGGCAAGTCAGAGGCGGCAGCCAGAAAACTTCTGGAGGACGCACAGATTGTGGAGGAGGCCGGAGCAGTGGCAGTGGTACTGGAGTGCGTGCCGGCAAAACTGGCGAAACTGGTGACAGAGAAGCTCCGCATTCCCACCATTGGAATCGGCGCCGGAGCAGACTGCGACGGACAGGTACTGGTGTATCAGGATATGCTGGCCATGTTCGGCGATTTTAAGCCGAAATTCGTCAAACGATTCGGAGAAGCAGGCGCACTGATGAAAGAATCCTTCCGGAATTACAGCGAAGAAGTGAAGGCAGGGACTTTCCCCGCACCGGAACATACCTTTAAAATAGATGATGATGTAATTGAAAAACTGTACTAA
- the panC gene encoding pantoate--beta-alanine ligase, translating into MQIVTNIEELRSIVKWWRGEGHSVGLVPTMGYLHEGHKSLIVKAVSENDRVVVSDFVNPTQFGVNEDLSSYPRDLNRDAALCEEVGADVIFHPEPEEMYFPDNCTFVDMDRLTKGLCGKTRPTHFRGVCTVVSKLFNIVTPDRAYFGQKDAQQLAVIRRMVRDMNFGITIVGCPIVREEDGLAMSSRNTYLNPKERKAALILHESLTLGEELIRAGEKDAVKVKNAIVKHMKTEPLARIDYVEIVDGETLEPAETIEGPILAATAVYIGKTRLIDNFSYNPEQ; encoded by the coding sequence ATGCAGATAGTAACGAACATAGAAGAATTGCGCTCCATTGTAAAATGGTGGAGAGGAGAAGGCCATTCCGTGGGACTGGTGCCCACCATGGGCTATCTCCATGAAGGCCATAAAAGCCTGATTGTAAAAGCAGTCAGTGAAAATGACAGGGTGGTAGTCAGTGATTTTGTAAATCCCACCCAGTTCGGAGTAAACGAAGACCTGTCCAGTTATCCGAGAGATTTAAACCGCGACGCCGCTCTCTGTGAAGAAGTGGGAGCAGATGTGATTTTTCATCCGGAGCCGGAAGAAATGTATTTTCCCGATAACTGTACATTTGTGGATATGGACCGCCTGACCAAAGGCCTTTGCGGGAAAACAAGGCCCACCCATTTCCGGGGCGTGTGTACGGTGGTATCCAAACTTTTTAATATCGTAACGCCGGACCGGGCATATTTCGGCCAGAAAGACGCTCAGCAGCTTGCAGTCATTCGCCGGATGGTGCGGGATATGAATTTTGGCATTACCATTGTGGGATGTCCCATTGTCCGGGAAGAAGACGGACTTGCCATGAGTTCCCGCAACACATATCTGAATCCGAAGGAGCGGAAGGCAGCCCTGATACTGCACGAATCCCTGACTCTGGGAGAGGAACTGATACGGGCCGGAGAGAAAGACGCTGTAAAAGTGAAAAATGCCATTGTGAAGCATATGAAAACAGAACCTCTTGCACGGATTGACTATGTGGAGATTGTGGACGGAGAGACCCTGGAGCCGGCAGAGACCATTGAGGGCCCCATTCTGGCAGCCACAGCAGTTTATATCGGAAAAACAAGGCTGATTGATAACTTCAGCTATAACCCGGAACAGTAA
- the panD gene encoding aspartate 1-decarboxylase: protein MYFKMLKGKIHRAVVKQAELNYVGSITVDPELLEAAGILEYENVQIVDIENGNRFETYTIMGEPGSGMICLNGAAARQVQTGDHIIIMAYAQMTPEEAKDFRPQVVFVDEENRISRITTYEKHGEIS from the coding sequence ATGTATTTTAAAATGTTAAAAGGAAAAATCCACCGGGCAGTGGTAAAACAGGCAGAGCTGAACTACGTGGGAAGTATCACGGTAGACCCGGAGCTTCTGGAAGCAGCCGGAATCCTGGAATATGAAAATGTGCAGATTGTGGACATTGAGAACGGAAACCGCTTTGAGACCTATACCATTATGGGAGAGCCGGGCAGCGGCATGATCTGCCTGAACGGAGCCGCAGCCAGACAGGTACAGACCGGAGACCATATTATTATTATGGCCTATGCCCAGATGACCCCGGAGGAAGCGAAAGACTTCCGGCCTCAGGTGGTGTTTGTGGACGAGGAAAACAGGATTTCCAGAATTACCACTTATGAAAAACACGGGGAGATTTCCTGA
- the coaBC gene encoding bifunctional phosphopantothenoylcysteine decarboxylase/phosphopantothenate--cysteine ligase CoaBC, with product MLQGKTVLLGVTGGIAAYKMPNVARMLKKLHCNVHVLMTENATNFITATTFETLTGNKCLIDTFDRNFEFSVEHVALAKQADLVLLAPATANVIGKIANGIADDMLTTTVMACTCKILLAPAMNHNMYHNPIVQDNLSKLERFGYEIIPPDTGMLANGDTGEGKLPSEEVLVNYVLKELAFPKDLAGQKVLVTAGATQEAIDPVRYITNHSTGKMGYALAKTAMLRGAEVTLITGATALNPPMFVETVHVISAEEMYQEVIRRALEMDVIIKAAAVADYRPAEVAEDKIKKSEGASSIRLERTKDILAELGRMKQAGEIHSVLCGFSMETRDLEENSRAKLERKHLDMIAANNLKVEGAGFGTDTNVLTLITGTDIVRLERMSKEEASGEILNIIRHMLPDIG from the coding sequence ATGTTACAAGGAAAAACCGTATTGCTGGGGGTGACGGGAGGTATTGCCGCGTACAAAATGCCCAACGTGGCCAGAATGCTGAAGAAGCTCCACTGCAACGTTCATGTGCTGATGACGGAGAATGCCACAAATTTTATCACCGCCACCACCTTTGAAACCCTCACCGGGAATAAATGCCTGATTGATACCTTCGACCGGAATTTTGAATTTTCCGTAGAGCATGTGGCGCTGGCCAAACAGGCGGATCTGGTTCTGCTGGCCCCGGCTACCGCAAATGTCATCGGGAAAATTGCAAACGGCATTGCAGACGACATGCTGACCACAACGGTGATGGCCTGCACCTGCAAAATCCTGCTGGCCCCGGCCATGAACCACAATATGTACCATAACCCCATTGTCCAGGACAATCTGAGTAAGCTGGAACGATTCGGTTACGAAATCATTCCGCCCGATACGGGAATGCTGGCCAACGGTGATACAGGAGAAGGAAAACTGCCTTCTGAAGAAGTACTGGTGAACTATGTTCTGAAAGAACTGGCCTTTCCCAAAGACCTGGCCGGACAGAAGGTACTGGTCACTGCCGGAGCCACACAGGAAGCCATTGACCCGGTACGCTATATTACCAATCACTCCACGGGAAAAATGGGATATGCACTGGCCAAAACAGCCATGTTAAGAGGAGCGGAAGTTACGCTGATAACCGGAGCCACAGCCCTGAATCCGCCCATGTTTGTGGAAACGGTACATGTAATATCTGCAGAAGAAATGTATCAGGAAGTTATCCGCCGGGCGCTGGAAATGGACGTGATTATCAAGGCTGCGGCAGTGGCGGATTACCGGCCCGCAGAAGTGGCGGAAGACAAGATTAAGAAATCAGAGGGCGCATCATCCATTCGGCTGGAGCGGACAAAAGACATTCTGGCAGAGCTGGGCCGGATGAAACAGGCGGGAGAAATCCACAGTGTTCTGTGCGGATTTTCCATGGAAACCAGAGATTTGGAGGAGAATTCCAGAGCCAAGCTGGAGCGGAAACATCTTGACATGATTGCCGCCAATAATCTGAAAGTGGAAGGAGCCGGATTTGGCACGGACACCAATGTGCTCACCCTGATTACCGGAACAGATATTGTCCGTCTGGAGCGGATGAGCAAAGAGGAGGCTTCCGGCGAGATTCTGAATATAATCCGGCATATGCTTCCGGATATTGGATAA
- a CDS encoding SDR family oxidoreductase, whose protein sequence is MKKYAVITGASSGIGAEFARILAGEGYSLILAARRQERLEKMKKHLKTECEIVTVDLRKTEDCYRLFQTVEDRPVEIWINNAGFGNFGAFAAGSLQKELDMLDVNVRALHILTKLALRKMMKQNRGYILNVASCAGLMPAGPYMAAYYASKSYVTSLTRAASEELRSEKSLVYIGCLCPGPVDTEFNQVANVEFALKGISAAYCARCGYEQMKRRKTVIVPKCSVRLAMTLGRFLPEELYIRIAAHQQKKKSGGRKGAGAQKT, encoded by the coding sequence ATGAAAAAATATGCAGTGATTACAGGGGCAAGCTCCGGAATCGGAGCAGAATTCGCCAGGATTCTGGCGGGAGAAGGATACAGCCTGATACTGGCGGCCCGGAGGCAGGAACGACTGGAGAAGATGAAAAAGCATTTAAAGACAGAATGTGAGATTGTCACAGTTGACCTGAGAAAAACAGAAGACTGTTATCGCCTGTTTCAGACAGTGGAGGACAGGCCGGTGGAAATCTGGATTAATAATGCGGGATTTGGAAATTTCGGCGCCTTTGCAGCCGGCAGTCTGCAGAAAGAGTTGGATATGCTGGATGTGAATGTAAGAGCCCTTCACATTCTGACCAAGCTGGCCCTGAGAAAAATGATGAAACAGAACAGAGGTTATATTTTAAATGTTGCTTCCTGTGCAGGTCTGATGCCGGCAGGACCTTATATGGCCGCCTACTATGCGTCCAAATCCTATGTGACAAGTCTGACAAGAGCGGCATCAGAGGAACTGCGCAGCGAAAAAAGTCTGGTTTACATTGGATGTCTCTGTCCGGGACCGGTTGATACGGAATTCAATCAGGTGGCAAACGTGGAATTTGCCTTAAAGGGAATCAGCGCCGCTTACTGTGCCCGCTGCGGTTATGAACAGATGAAACGGAGAAAAACGGTAATTGTTCCGAAATGCTCCGTGCGTCTGGCCATGACCCTGGGAAGATTTCTGCCGGAAGAACTTTATATCCGGATTGCGGCTCATCAGCAGAAGAAGAAGTCTGGAGGCAGGAAAGGTGCTGGCGCTCAGAAGACGTGA
- a CDS encoding chemotaxis protein CheC, with product MGVTDITKLDDMQLSVLTEIGNIGSGNAATALATLLNTFVDIEIPNIHLLNFEDVSQYLGGPDNYALGLTVMLDGDIQGMMLQIIQKEFAAKLINTFYEKEISSLDDISEMDLSVVREMGNITTAAYVNSIAKMTNIFINITPPQDHIDTVGNILAIPSHNFTSLGKKVLFIDESFCISGTQIKGSMILILEYASMNVLFQKLGLPV from the coding sequence ATGGGCGTAACAGATATTACCAAATTAGACGACATGCAGTTAAGCGTACTGACTGAAATCGGAAACATCGGTTCCGGCAATGCCGCAACGGCTCTGGCAACTTTACTGAACACCTTTGTAGATATAGAAATTCCCAATATCCATCTGCTCAATTTTGAAGACGTTTCCCAGTATCTGGGCGGCCCGGACAATTATGCACTGGGACTGACCGTTATGCTGGACGGAGATATTCAGGGAATGATGCTGCAAATCATCCAGAAAGAATTTGCCGCAAAACTGATTAATACATTTTATGAAAAAGAGATTTCCTCACTGGATGATATCAGTGAAATGGACTTATCCGTTGTGCGGGAAATGGGCAATATTACCACTGCCGCATATGTAAATTCCATTGCCAAAATGACAAATATTTTTATCAATATCACTCCCCCTCAGGACCATATTGATACCGTGGGCAACATTCTGGCGATTCCCTCCCACAATTTCACCTCCCTTGGCAAAAAGGTGCTGTTCATTGACGAGAGCTTCTGTATCTCCGGCACACAGATTAAGGGAAGTATGATTCTGATTCTGGAGTATGCTTCCATGAACGTTCTGTTCCAGAAGCTGGGGCTTCCTGTCTGA
- a CDS encoding DUF262 domain-containing protein → MAIENLIENVDSQIVNIRTRSLDVSFNELYDMYQNKELIISPDYQRMFRWEPEKQSRFIESLILEMPVPPIFVIEIKDGEYELIDGLQRISSYLRFRGEKLENDEQEPLILCGCDIVPELNNLSFELMPKALQIKIKRSFVRMEVIRKESEPSLKYHMFKRLNTGGELLSAQEIRNCTVRLLGSKGIDFLEKCSENKDFRTIVSRIGNERERLQYRQELVLRYLAMKNDLDSYKYPVTEYLTNYLEDITTGEREFNCDKEWDIFCKTSRFFAEKFGKDAFSGKTKNEIYKKEFVLYYFDGMFVSVAKMIDSLSACEDLSKLVDKLNEIKFGEELKFYNTGSVNGVKTRIKIFTEGVQEILDS, encoded by the coding sequence ATGGCTATAGAGAATTTGATAGAAAATGTGGACAGCCAGATTGTTAATATCAGAACCAGAAGTCTGGATGTGTCTTTTAATGAATTGTATGATATGTATCAGAATAAAGAACTGATTATATCTCCGGATTATCAGCGTATGTTTCGCTGGGAACCGGAAAAACAATCCCGGTTTATTGAATCATTAATTTTGGAGATGCCGGTTCCGCCAATATTTGTAATTGAAATAAAAGACGGAGAGTATGAGCTGATAGATGGTTTGCAGAGGATATCCAGTTATTTGCGTTTCAGAGGAGAAAAACTGGAAAATGATGAACAGGAGCCCCTGATTCTGTGCGGGTGCGATATAGTGCCTGAGTTAAATAATTTATCGTTTGAGCTTATGCCCAAAGCCTTGCAGATAAAAATCAAGAGAAGTTTTGTGAGAATGGAAGTAATCCGGAAGGAAAGTGAACCTTCTCTTAAATATCATATGTTCAAACGGTTGAATACAGGAGGAGAATTGCTGTCTGCACAGGAAATCAGGAATTGTACTGTAAGATTACTTGGCTCTAAAGGAATAGATTTTCTGGAAAAATGCAGTGAAAATAAAGATTTTCGAACAATTGTATCTCGCATTGGAAATGAGAGGGAACGATTGCAATACAGGCAGGAACTGGTATTGCGTTATCTTGCCATGAAAAATGATTTGGACAGTTATAAATATCCCGTAACAGAGTATCTTACAAACTATCTGGAGGACATTACTACTGGTGAACGGGAATTTAACTGTGATAAGGAATGGGATATATTCTGTAAAACTTCCAGATTTTTCGCTGAAAAATTTGGGAAAGATGCTTTTTCCGGAAAGACGAAAAATGAAATATACAAAAAAGAATTTGTATTATATTATTTTGACGGAATGTTTGTCTCCGTTGCAAAAATGATTGATTCATTATCAGCATGTGAAGATTTGTCAAAATTAGTTGATAAACTGAACGAGATTAAATTTGGAGAGGAATTAAAATTTTATAATACAGGAAGTGTGAATGGTGTAAAAACAAGGATAAAGATATTTACGGAAGGAGTGCAGGAGATACTTGACAGCTGA
- a CDS encoding transposase, with protein MESADSIRFLYRHFLSKLTDKSLNAFYYACSYAKVDYSRFMNATASMALKLIPKSLETQPVFLCMDDTIVPKYGKKFEDVSKLFDHSAHNGSGYLNGHCFVSVMLCVPMWDKGKIVYQAFPLSYRMWQKEESKLKLAASMVRQAMPELQEKANVIILCDSWYTKGDLVSVVDEYPNLGLIGNARYDSVLYDLAPQPTGKRGRPAKHGKRLSAEKDFTLSDEKIGGYYIGMRRVLTNIFGTREVFAYVTATEKEGGSRRLFFSTVFPTQLQIFCAWQEKTPLNQTGSAWMDYIPLFLYSFRWKIEVSYYEQKTFWSLCSYMVRSRKGIEMLVNLINIAYCAMKLLPYQDEAFSKYRRESAQDFRFVLSERIRQEVFFATFVKKSESIIKSSALMRALKYLVQQKERYL; from the coding sequence CTGGAGTCAGCGGATTCCATCCGTTTCCTTTACAGACATTTCCTGTCAAAGCTAACAGATAAATCCCTGAATGCCTTTTACTATGCCTGCTCCTATGCCAAAGTGGATTATTCCAGGTTTATGAATGCAACAGCATCTATGGCATTGAAACTAATCCCGAAATCCTTAGAGACGCAGCCCGTTTTTTTATGCATGGATGATACCATTGTTCCCAAATATGGAAAGAAATTTGAGGATGTCTCAAAACTCTTTGACCATTCCGCGCACAACGGCAGCGGCTACCTGAATGGGCACTGCTTTGTAAGTGTCATGCTCTGTGTGCCAATGTGGGATAAAGGCAAGATTGTTTACCAGGCGTTTCCGCTTTCCTACCGTATGTGGCAGAAAGAAGAGTCAAAATTAAAGCTGGCTGCTTCCATGGTACGCCAGGCCATGCCTGAATTACAGGAAAAGGCGAATGTCATTATCCTATGCGACAGCTGGTATACAAAAGGGGATCTGGTTTCTGTCGTGGATGAATACCCAAACCTTGGCCTAATCGGAAATGCAAGGTATGACTCTGTCCTTTATGACCTTGCCCCGCAGCCGACCGGAAAAAGGGGCAGGCCTGCAAAACATGGGAAACGTCTTTCGGCGGAAAAAGATTTTACACTTTCGGATGAAAAAATAGGCGGTTATTATATTGGGATGCGCCGTGTCCTTACAAATATTTTCGGCACAAGGGAAGTTTTTGCCTATGTGACAGCCACAGAGAAGGAAGGCGGTTCCAGGCGCCTGTTCTTCAGTACGGTTTTCCCCACACAGCTGCAGATTTTTTGTGCATGGCAGGAAAAGACCCCCCTGAACCAGACGGGGAGTGCATGGATGGATTACATCCCCTTGTTCCTGTACTCATTCAGATGGAAGATAGAAGTCAGCTATTACGAACAGAAAACCTTCTGGTCACTATGCAGCTATATGGTGCGCAGCCGGAAAGGGATTGAAATGCTGGTTAATCTGATCAACATAGCTTATTGTGCGATGAAACTGCTGCCATATCAGGATGAAGCATTTTCAAAGTACCGTAGGGAAAGCGCACAGGATTTCAGGTTTGTGCTCAGCGAGCGGATCAGGCAGGAGGTATTTTTTGCCACTTTCGTGAAAAAGAGCGAAAGTATAATAAAATCATCTGCCCTTATGAGAGCCTTAAAATACCTTGTTCAGCAAAAGGAGCGCTATTTATAA
- a CDS encoding MAE_28990/MAE_18760 family HEPN-like nuclease has translation MTEHDKNRYRKSLVLILYSHLEGYIKLSLQTYVQYINSLSLARETVKTGLKAASMNKEFNAYDNLDRKCEIFRRELPDDSSLHRFFRRVDFMSQYEEFMEENLELDDSIINTESNLWYVVLQKNLYKLGLPVDLFQEYETDIDALVNRRNSIAHGNFRAGVSAEEFQKWEKGTMGVLSGVTRLLYDYACNEKYKKQSKK, from the coding sequence ATTACAGAACATGATAAAAACAGGTATCGTAAGTCTCTGGTATTAATTTTATATTCTCATCTGGAAGGATACATAAAATTAAGTTTACAGACGTATGTACAATATATTAATTCATTATCGTTGGCAAGGGAGACGGTAAAAACCGGTTTAAAGGCTGCTTCCATGAATAAAGAATTTAATGCATATGATAATCTGGACAGAAAATGCGAGATTTTTCGGAGAGAACTGCCAGATGATTCAAGTCTGCACAGATTTTTCAGACGTGTGGATTTTATGTCTCAATATGAAGAATTCATGGAAGAAAATCTGGAGCTAGATGACAGTATTATTAATACGGAATCAAATTTATGGTATGTGGTATTGCAAAAAAATTTATATAAGCTGGGACTTCCGGTGGATTTGTTTCAGGAATATGAAACAGATATTGATGCACTTGTAAATCGTAGAAATTCTATTGCTCATGGGAATTTTCGAGCAGGTGTCTCAGCAGAAGAATTTCAAAAATGGGAAAAGGGAACAATGGGCGTTTTATCTGGTGTTACAAGGTTGTTATATGATTATGCCTGCAATGAAAAGTATAAAAAGCAGAGTAAGAAGTGA